TGCAAATGGATATCAATTCCAGCCTCATTTTGATTAGCTAAAGAAAAAGTTGCCTCTAAAGACTTTTTCATATCGCCATCAACTGCTGTTGGATCCACACCTCCAACAATTGTCGCTCCCTTTGTAAGTGCTTCTTGCATTAGTTCGATACTATTACTTCGTAACAATCCATGCTGTGGAAAAGCTACAATTTCAGAAGAAAGCTTTTCTTGATAATTGTCTACTACTTCTTTAACACTTGAAAAATAATGTAATCCCGCTGTTGGATGTACGTCTACATGGCTTCTTATTTTTGTAATGCCATTGGTTAAATAACGGTTTAACAGAACTTCTGCTCGTTGAGAAACGGACAAAGGTAACTTCTCAAGCTCTACCATTTCCGATTCAAAGCGTTGAATAATGGAAGGAACTTTAGTGACTGCTTGCCAATTCGTTCCTAAACGTGATTTATCCAAATGACTGTGCTTTTCAATAAAGCCAGGTAATGCCAATAAGCCTTTAGCGTCATAATACTCAGCATCTTCCCTTATAACTGAATTACTCGGTAAAATTTGCTTAATCAAACCTTCTTGGATCAATAAATCAACTAACTCTGTTTTTGTTCCTACAATAGTTTCTCCTTCGTACTCATATCCTGTTTCTACTCGAACATTTTGTAACCATTTCTTTCTAGTCATACCAACTTGCTCCTCTCTACTCATATGCACCAGCATTACGTAATTCTTCGGCTATTTTACCATATCCCATTTGATTGGCGTGCCTTAATGGTCTGATTCCATTAGCATCAGCTAAGTTTGGGTCAGCACCATGTTCTAACAAGACTTGAACAATCTGTTGTTGAGTCGTATCACCATTCGTTAATACGATTGCTTCTAACAAGGCTGTCCAACCTGGCTGATTTACATGATTTACATCAATATCTGTTTGTTCTAATAATAAGCGCACATTATCTAAATGTCCTTTTTCTGCTGCAGGAATTAAAGCCGTTCCACCAAAACGATTTGTTAATGTGGTATCTGGATTGTAAGCTAACATCATTTGTAAAATCTCCGTTCTGCCTTCTGCCCCAGCATATAAAAAAGGACTATCCTGAATGGCATCTTGTTGGTTGACATTCGCACCATTTAGCAAAAAAATTTCAGCCATCTCTAAATTATTTTTATGTGTAGCGACTAGTAAACCAGTTTGTTGTTTTTCGTCCATAGCATCAACATTTGCGCCAACTGTTAATAATCGTTTTATCTCTGATAGATTCTGATTAGCGGTTGCTGTGATTAACTCTTGATTCAATTGAGGATTATCTATTTTCATGACTTCTTTCTCCTTTGATTCTAGTTCTTGGCTTGATTCAATTTGCTTGGAATCACTAGCTTGACTAGTTGGCTGTTTTTCTGAAGTTGACTGATCTTTAGATCTTGTTGAAGAATCTTTCAATAAAGTGACACTAAAAATACCAATACTGATTAAGACAATTCCGATTAAACTAAAAAATAGAACATAATTTTTTTTCATCTGAAGCACCTCCGTATTTATAAGACTAATTAAAGCATACCACGAGCTGTTATAGATGAAAAATATCCATATAATTGTTAAACTATACGAAATAGA
This Carnobacterium maltaromaticum DSM 20342 DNA region includes the following protein-coding sequences:
- a CDS encoding ankyrin repeat domain-containing protein, with amino-acid sequence MKKNYVLFFSLIGIVLISIGIFSVTLLKDSSTRSKDQSTSEKQPTSQASDSKQIESSQELESKEKEVMKIDNPQLNQELITATANQNLSEIKRLLTVGANVDAMDEKQQTGLLVATHKNNLEMAEIFLLNGANVNQQDAIQDSPFLYAGAEGRTEILQMMLAYNPDTTLTNRFGGTALIPAAEKGHLDNVRLLLEQTDIDVNHVNQPGWTALLEAIVLTNGDTTQQQIVQVLLEHGADPNLADANGIRPLRHANQMGYGKIAEELRNAGAYE
- a CDS encoding amidohydrolase gives rise to the protein MTRKKWLQNVRVETGYEYEGETIVGTKTELVDLLIQEGLIKQILPSNSVIREDAEYYDAKGLLALPGFIEKHSHLDKSRLGTNWQAVTKVPSIIQRFESEMVELEKLPLSVSQRAEVLLNRYLTNGITKIRSHVDVHPTAGLHYFSSVKEVVDNYQEKLSSEIVAFPQHGLLRSNSIELMQEALTKGATIVGGVDPTAVDGDMKKSLEATFSLANQNEAGIDIHLHERGEMGLKTVEYFLSLVENHKFQGKVAISHAFALGDVSGSQKAELFQRLAENQVEIMTSVPITGVIPPVMDLKAAGVKVSVGCDNIFDNWSPYGNGDILERVGRLGEVFGQVTEQELSQTLGFITDGVTPLNPNGKQVWPVVGDKADFVFVEASCSAEAVARNSKKVIVMHQGEQTHGSF